One region of Catenuloplanes indicus genomic DNA includes:
- the urtD gene encoding urea ABC transporter ATP-binding protein UrtD, with protein sequence MSGRLEVRGLNVVFDGFHAITDLDVTVQPGELRFLIGPNGAGKTTLIDVITGRTRPASGSVRFDRTELTGRREHAIVRLGVGRTFQTSVVFEELTVLENLDLAASFRRRLPALLRARRGVSGDVASTLDTIGLTELAARPAGVLSHGQRQWLEIGMLIVQRPRLLLLDEPVAGMSRGERERTGELLQAVAKDHTVVVIEHDMEFLRRFASQVTVLHEGRLLCEGTVAQVQSDPRVQEVYLGRSSAREAA encoded by the coding sequence GTGAGCGGGCGGCTGGAGGTGCGTGGCCTGAACGTCGTCTTCGACGGCTTCCACGCGATCACCGACCTGGACGTCACGGTGCAACCCGGTGAGCTTCGCTTCCTGATCGGGCCGAACGGCGCGGGCAAGACCACGCTGATCGACGTGATCACCGGGCGGACCAGGCCCGCGTCCGGCTCGGTACGGTTCGACCGCACCGAGCTGACCGGCCGGCGCGAGCACGCGATCGTCCGGCTCGGCGTCGGCCGTACGTTCCAGACCTCGGTCGTCTTCGAGGAACTGACCGTGCTGGAGAACCTGGACCTGGCCGCATCGTTCCGGCGGCGCCTGCCCGCGCTGCTGCGGGCCCGGCGCGGCGTCTCCGGCGATGTCGCGTCCACGCTGGACACGATCGGCCTGACCGAGCTGGCCGCGCGTCCGGCCGGGGTGCTCTCGCACGGGCAGCGGCAGTGGCTGGAGATCGGCATGCTGATCGTGCAGCGGCCGCGGCTGCTGCTGCTCGACGAGCCGGTGGCCGGCATGAGCCGCGGCGAACGAGAGCGCACCGGCGAACTGCTCCAGGCCGTCGCGAAGGACCACACCGTGGTGGTCATCGAGCACGACATGGAGTTCCTGCGCCGGTTCGCCAGCCAGGTGACCGTGCTGCACGAGGGGCGGCTGCTGTGCGAGGGCACGGTGGCGCAGGTGCAGTCCGATCCACGCGTCCAGGAGGTCTACCTGGGACGGTCAAGCGCACGGGAGGCCGCATGA
- a CDS encoding LamG-like jellyroll fold domain-containing protein, whose translation MALVRLLTVSTAVLLVSLPAAPALAAAPPNVPADLRSDRRDCATGEDRPWVHTIEPTLSARVSDPDPAQGLTTTFRWRVLGAAYADADQRATGAPNGSVTSVPLSGLRDGLTYAWQARTFDGALAGEWSAECEFSIDTTPPAPPSAVVLAQPSVTIGSPAVFRVSPPVTAPDSVDAYAYAPSSGVSAGAAPVVAANPDGSADVTVMPVTTGMTTLWVWSRERTGLFSTPVTVDFWVRQLPGPVAHWSFDDASAPGGDTSGNGNHLAFAGAAARTPARGGLGTGLSLGAAGDVATTAGPIAAADPDTGAAKPLDTSDSLTVQAWVRADDPAAAARTAVSVEGARTAAFTLGVRDGRWSFAMAEADTDDPEIRAAGSDEAAVAGRWTHLAGTYDAAGGALRLYVNGVAQAAAATLTHGFAADGAVVIGRGFRRGGPAEPLGGAVDDVSIHNRVVPVRDFESVSLPLVPTIVASAPAVRPGETVTFTIGGRGDSNVVAFRYSRSGAAPYETLTPEAPGGEARFTLTAPATGGVSFWIAAVDTLGRASAKIPGGVSVIVPYTVTVPVYDPEERPLAGATVSLGAGISGVTDINGEVVFSDVPYGTYVITTAKDGWCRSEEPIEVGPYHLNYAVWFVDTVPCAR comes from the coding sequence ATGGCGCTCGTGCGTCTCCTGACCGTCTCGACGGCCGTCCTCCTCGTCTCTCTGCCCGCGGCACCGGCCCTGGCCGCGGCCCCGCCGAACGTGCCCGCCGACCTCCGCAGCGACCGGCGCGACTGCGCGACCGGCGAGGACCGGCCGTGGGTGCACACCATTGAGCCGACACTCAGCGCGCGGGTCTCCGACCCGGACCCGGCGCAGGGCCTCACCACGACGTTCAGGTGGCGGGTGCTCGGTGCGGCGTACGCGGACGCCGACCAGCGCGCGACCGGCGCGCCGAACGGCAGTGTGACCTCGGTGCCGCTGTCCGGGCTCCGGGACGGACTGACCTATGCATGGCAGGCGCGGACCTTCGACGGGGCGCTGGCCGGCGAGTGGTCGGCCGAGTGCGAGTTCTCGATCGACACGACACCACCGGCACCGCCGTCGGCCGTGGTGCTCGCGCAGCCCTCCGTCACGATCGGCTCACCGGCCGTTTTCCGGGTCAGCCCGCCGGTGACCGCGCCGGACTCGGTGGACGCCTACGCGTACGCGCCGAGCAGCGGAGTCTCGGCCGGGGCCGCGCCGGTCGTCGCCGCGAACCCGGACGGCAGCGCCGACGTGACCGTCATGCCGGTCACCACCGGCATGACCACGCTGTGGGTCTGGTCCCGTGAGCGCACCGGGCTGTTCTCCACGCCCGTCACGGTCGACTTCTGGGTGCGTCAGCTGCCGGGGCCGGTGGCGCATTGGTCGTTCGACGACGCGTCCGCACCCGGTGGGGACACCAGCGGAAACGGAAACCACCTGGCGTTCGCGGGTGCGGCCGCACGCACGCCCGCCCGGGGCGGTCTCGGCACCGGCCTGTCGCTCGGCGCCGCCGGCGACGTCGCGACGACGGCCGGCCCGATCGCGGCCGCCGATCCGGACACCGGTGCCGCGAAGCCGCTCGACACCTCGGACAGCCTGACGGTGCAGGCCTGGGTGCGCGCCGACGACCCGGCCGCCGCGGCGCGGACCGCGGTGAGCGTCGAGGGCGCACGTACCGCCGCGTTCACGCTCGGCGTCCGGGACGGCCGGTGGAGCTTCGCCATGGCGGAGGCGGACACCGACGATCCGGAGATCCGGGCGGCGGGGTCGGACGAGGCCGCGGTCGCCGGTCGGTGGACACATCTGGCCGGTACCTACGACGCGGCCGGCGGCGCACTGCGTCTCTACGTCAACGGGGTGGCGCAAGCCGCCGCCGCGACGCTCACCCACGGCTTCGCGGCGGACGGTGCGGTCGTGATCGGGCGCGGGTTCCGGCGCGGCGGCCCGGCGGAGCCGCTGGGCGGCGCGGTCGACGACGTGTCGATCCACAACCGGGTCGTGCCCGTGCGGGACTTCGAATCGGTCTCGCTGCCGCTGGTGCCGACGATCGTCGCGTCGGCACCGGCGGTCCGCCCCGGCGAGACCGTGACGTTCACGATCGGCGGCCGGGGCGACAGCAACGTGGTGGCGTTCCGGTACTCGCGGAGCGGCGCGGCGCCGTACGAGACGCTGACGCCGGAGGCGCCGGGCGGGGAGGCGCGCTTCACACTGACCGCGCCCGCGACCGGTGGGGTGTCGTTCTGGATCGCGGCGGTGGACACCCTGGGCCGCGCCAGCGCGAAGATCCCCGGCGGCGTCAGCGTGATCGTGCCGTACACCGTCACGGTCCCGGTCTACGACCCCGAGGAGAGGCCGCTGGCCGGCGCGACGGTCAGCCTCGGTGCCGGGATCAGCGGGGTCACCGACATCAACGGCGAGGTGGTGTTCTCGGACGTGCCGTACGGCACCTACGTGATCACGACGGCCAAGGACGGGTGGTGCCGCAGCGAGGAACCGATCGAGGTCGGGCCCTATCACCTGAATTATGCGGTGTGGTTCGTCGACACGGTTCCCTGCGCACGGTGA
- a CDS encoding putative bifunctional diguanylate cyclase/phosphodiesterase, protein MAMLRPAGWPLVIVAGAWVSLLAAHLSGLLPDDGLLFRRGMLLGSALAAAACWIAGARALPPVRRAWWWMAAGWTVLAGAILAYAVADLLGVAPSWGPVAIQTCRLLWAPLMLTGVLSFPMRPLSGRERLTFAADITTVVGGGFMIMWYFLIGPMLARGGAGLHALLGVAFPLTDLALLFGVCTLLLRSGITAVRHPLTALIAGLAVCLAADLYWSYDAVHGEIDVDSGWRTVPTLLMITGVFLAAAAAAARIARPVDVRPPADDRLARSATQLPYLALSIGYALLLAATAQERALFPWGGLVAGMIVMTGAVAARQILAMRENHELVISDALTGLANRVRLRASLDTAVRRQVTHGEVAAVLLIDLDGFKRFNDTRGHEAGDAVLIAFADVLRQCVRQSDTAGRLGGDEFAVVLHKVGDAEQAEVVARRILAAAARELTVDGVPSGIGVSIGIALTTADDPADVVRHRADMAMYQAKRRGGHRYERWTEGFEDLAATESVLAGELGGAVGSGQLRVFYQPIVTLATGEPVAVEALVRWHHPERGLIPPDRFIPLAEQTGAIEKIGLFVLEEAARQVVAWQRLPGRAHLRAGVNLSPRQLASPGLVDQVSAILARTGLSPHDLVLELTESAVADDGVCVTRLEELRRLGIRIALDDFGTGYSSLRYLTRLPVDILKLDRCFVSELNGEPEGSAVAEAVIRLSQVLHLDTVAEGIETAAQATELTLLGCRTGQGYHYARPMPAAELEELIHTSPALGGR, encoded by the coding sequence ATGGCCATGCTGCGTCCGGCCGGGTGGCCGCTGGTCATCGTGGCCGGGGCGTGGGTGTCGCTGCTCGCCGCCCACCTGTCCGGGCTGCTGCCGGACGACGGCCTGCTGTTCCGGCGCGGCATGCTGCTCGGGTCCGCGCTGGCCGCCGCCGCCTGCTGGATCGCCGGTGCCCGCGCGCTGCCACCGGTGCGCCGCGCCTGGTGGTGGATGGCAGCCGGCTGGACCGTGCTGGCCGGCGCGATCCTGGCGTACGCGGTGGCGGATCTGCTCGGCGTGGCGCCGTCCTGGGGGCCGGTCGCGATCCAGACCTGTCGCCTGCTGTGGGCGCCGCTGATGCTGACCGGCGTACTGTCGTTCCCGATGCGGCCGCTCTCCGGGCGGGAACGGCTCACGTTCGCGGCCGACATCACCACGGTCGTCGGTGGCGGCTTCATGATCATGTGGTACTTCCTGATCGGCCCGATGCTCGCCCGGGGCGGTGCCGGGCTGCACGCGCTGCTCGGCGTCGCGTTTCCGCTCACCGACCTGGCTTTGCTGTTCGGTGTGTGCACGCTGCTGCTGCGCAGCGGCATCACCGCGGTCCGGCACCCGCTGACCGCGCTGATCGCCGGGCTGGCCGTCTGCCTCGCGGCGGACCTGTACTGGTCGTACGACGCGGTGCACGGCGAGATAGACGTGGACAGCGGCTGGCGCACGGTGCCCACACTGCTGATGATCACCGGGGTGTTCCTCGCCGCGGCCGCGGCGGCGGCGCGGATCGCCCGGCCGGTCGACGTCCGCCCACCGGCCGATGACCGGCTGGCCCGCTCCGCGACGCAGCTGCCGTACCTCGCGCTCTCCATCGGGTACGCGCTGCTGCTCGCGGCCACCGCGCAGGAGCGCGCGCTGTTCCCGTGGGGCGGGCTGGTGGCCGGTATGATCGTGATGACCGGCGCGGTCGCGGCCAGGCAGATCCTCGCGATGCGGGAGAACCACGAGCTGGTGATCAGCGACGCGCTGACCGGCCTGGCCAACCGGGTACGGCTCCGGGCCAGCCTGGACACGGCCGTGCGGCGCCAGGTCACGCACGGCGAGGTGGCCGCCGTGCTGCTGATCGACCTGGACGGCTTCAAGCGGTTCAACGACACGCGCGGGCACGAGGCCGGTGACGCGGTGCTGATCGCGTTCGCGGACGTGCTGCGGCAGTGCGTCCGCCAGTCGGACACGGCCGGACGGCTCGGTGGCGACGAGTTCGCGGTGGTGCTGCACAAGGTCGGCGACGCGGAGCAGGCCGAGGTGGTCGCCCGGCGGATCCTGGCCGCAGCCGCGCGGGAGCTGACGGTCGACGGCGTACCGTCCGGGATCGGCGTCAGCATCGGCATCGCGCTGACCACCGCCGACGACCCGGCCGACGTGGTCCGGCACCGCGCGGACATGGCGATGTACCAGGCAAAACGCCGGGGCGGGCACCGGTACGAGCGGTGGACCGAGGGCTTCGAGGACCTGGCCGCGACGGAGAGCGTGCTGGCCGGTGAGCTGGGCGGCGCGGTCGGCTCCGGGCAGTTGCGCGTGTTCTACCAGCCGATCGTCACGCTGGCGACCGGCGAACCGGTCGCGGTGGAGGCGCTGGTCCGCTGGCACCACCCGGAGCGCGGCCTGATCCCGCCGGACCGGTTCATCCCGCTGGCCGAGCAGACCGGCGCGATCGAGAAGATCGGCCTGTTCGTGCTGGAGGAGGCGGCCCGGCAGGTCGTGGCGTGGCAGCGGCTGCCCGGCCGGGCGCATCTGCGCGCCGGGGTGAACCTCTCACCGCGCCAGCTCGCCTCGCCGGGGCTGGTGGACCAGGTGTCCGCGATCCTCGCGCGCACCGGCCTGAGCCCGCACGACCTGGTGCTGGAGCTGACCGAGAGCGCGGTGGCCGACGACGGCGTGTGCGTGACGCGCCTGGAGGAGCTGCGCCGGCTCGGCATCCGGATCGCGCTGGACGACTTCGGCACCGGCTACTCCTCGCTGCGCTACCTGACCCGGCTGCCGGTGGACATCCTCAAGCTGGACCGCTGCTTCGTGTCCGAGCTGAACGGCGAGCCGGAGGGTTCCGCGGTCGCGGAGGCGGTGATCCGGCTGAGCCAGGTCCTGCACCTGGACACCGTGGCCGAGGGCATCGAGACGGCCGCGCAGGCGACCGAGCTGACGCTGCTCGGCTGCCGTACCGGACAGGGCTACCACTACGCCCGGCCGATGCCGGCCGCGGAGCTGGAGGAGCTGATCCACACCTCACCGGCACTCGGCGGCCGGTGA
- the urtB gene encoding urea ABC transporter permease subunit UrtB codes for MATLNQLFIGASMGAVLLLIALGLTFTFGQMGVINMAHGEFLLVGAYTAYVLQNVTLALPVAFVIAGLLGLVLERLLIRRFYGRPLDTLLLTFGVSLILQQLARDVFGAPNVGVTAPSWLTGGVAGIPYSRIFILVLALACVGAISLYLTRMKQGRRMRAVMQNRQLAAVSGVATERVDQLTFFIGSGLAGVAGVALTLIGPVGPSLGTYYIVDAFLIVVAGGLGQLRGAVIAAFTLGVLNSFVEFWTDASLAKVVVFAVIVAFLQVRPQGLFVLRSRALT; via the coding sequence ATGGCGACCCTGAACCAGCTCTTCATCGGCGCGAGCATGGGCGCGGTGCTGCTGCTGATCGCGCTCGGCCTGACGTTCACGTTCGGCCAGATGGGCGTGATCAACATGGCTCACGGGGAGTTTCTACTGGTCGGCGCGTACACCGCGTACGTGCTGCAGAACGTGACGCTGGCCCTGCCGGTGGCGTTCGTGATCGCCGGGCTGCTCGGCCTGGTCCTGGAACGGCTGCTGATCCGGCGCTTCTACGGCCGGCCGCTGGACACGCTGCTGCTCACGTTCGGCGTCAGCCTGATCCTGCAGCAGCTCGCCCGGGACGTCTTCGGTGCGCCCAACGTCGGCGTCACCGCGCCGTCCTGGCTGACCGGCGGCGTGGCCGGCATCCCGTACAGCCGGATCTTCATTCTGGTCCTGGCCCTGGCCTGTGTCGGCGCGATCTCGCTCTACCTGACCCGGATGAAGCAGGGGCGCCGGATGCGCGCGGTCATGCAGAACCGGCAGCTCGCGGCCGTCAGCGGCGTCGCCACCGAGCGCGTCGACCAGCTCACCTTCTTCATCGGGTCCGGGCTGGCCGGCGTGGCCGGCGTCGCGCTCACGCTGATCGGGCCGGTCGGGCCGTCGCTCGGCACCTACTACATCGTGGACGCGTTCCTGATCGTGGTGGCCGGCGGGCTCGGCCAGCTGCGCGGCGCGGTGATCGCCGCGTTCACGCTGGGCGTGCTGAACAGCTTCGTCGAGTTCTGGACCGACGCCAGCCTCGCCAAGGTGGTGGTGTTCGCGGTGATCGTCGCGTTCCTCCAGGTCCGTCCGCAGGGCCTGTTCGTCCTCCGCAGCCGGGCGCTGACATGA
- a CDS encoding methyl-accepting chemotaxis protein, with the protein MSTEASSAARHGGPARFFTDRGVNAKILSAVAVASVAAGVIGVTGFVQLDSLADRNEQLYRDNVAPLTTLSSLQRDFQGWRARVLEYGGASAATRTTLRGEMDDREGRIEAGSAAYAPFAVDPEAMPAFNASYGKLVDIAENQLLPLAERGQTDQFFTGYRDVLLPEMTVASDAIEAENEAEAAQAKKRADEGAATAATGERTLVIVGIVGVLLAMALGVWVARQIVGPLARVQRSLSRMAEGDLTDEPDVHGKDEVGQMAAALTRALRQTREVVASVGAASHSLAAAAEETSVIANQIAKNAEEASTQAKVVSAASEEVSQGVTTVAAGSEEMGAAIGEIAQSANNAAEVAGQAVAVAESTNQTIATLGESSRQIGDVIKVITAIAEQTNLLALNATIEAARAGEAGKGFAVVATEVKDLAQETARATEDISRRVEAIQADSNQAVTAIQEIAEVIGRINDYTTTIASAVEEQSATTAEMNRNVAEAASATGQISASIDNVAENARITAESVADAQRSAAELSRMSTELQTTVSRFTY; encoded by the coding sequence ATGAGCACTGAGGCCTCCTCGGCCGCCCGGCACGGCGGCCCGGCGCGCTTCTTCACCGACCGGGGTGTGAACGCGAAGATCCTCTCCGCCGTGGCCGTGGCCTCGGTGGCCGCCGGTGTGATCGGTGTTACCGGCTTCGTGCAGCTCGACTCGCTGGCGGACCGGAACGAGCAGCTGTACCGGGACAACGTCGCACCGCTGACCACGCTGTCGTCGCTGCAACGCGACTTCCAGGGCTGGCGTGCCCGGGTGCTGGAGTACGGCGGCGCAAGCGCGGCGACCCGGACGACGCTCCGCGGCGAGATGGACGACCGAGAGGGCAGGATCGAGGCGGGTTCCGCCGCATACGCGCCCTTCGCGGTGGACCCCGAGGCCATGCCGGCGTTCAACGCCAGCTACGGGAAGCTGGTCGACATCGCCGAGAACCAGCTGCTCCCGCTGGCCGAGCGCGGCCAGACGGACCAGTTCTTCACCGGCTACCGCGACGTCCTGCTGCCGGAGATGACGGTGGCCAGCGACGCGATCGAGGCGGAGAACGAGGCCGAGGCGGCGCAGGCGAAGAAACGCGCTGACGAAGGCGCCGCCACCGCGGCCACCGGCGAGCGGACGCTGGTGATCGTCGGCATCGTCGGCGTGCTGCTCGCGATGGCGCTCGGCGTCTGGGTGGCCCGGCAGATCGTCGGCCCGCTGGCCCGGGTCCAGCGCTCGCTGTCCCGGATGGCCGAGGGCGACCTCACCGACGAGCCGGACGTGCACGGCAAGGACGAGGTCGGCCAGATGGCGGCCGCGCTCACCCGCGCGCTGCGGCAGACCCGCGAGGTGGTCGCGTCCGTCGGCGCGGCGTCGCACAGCCTCGCCGCCGCGGCCGAGGAGACCTCGGTCATCGCGAACCAGATCGCCAAGAACGCGGAGGAGGCCTCCACCCAGGCCAAGGTGGTCTCCGCCGCATCCGAGGAGGTGTCCCAGGGCGTGACCACGGTCGCGGCCGGGTCCGAGGAGATGGGCGCCGCGATCGGCGAGATCGCGCAGAGCGCGAACAACGCGGCCGAGGTCGCCGGGCAGGCCGTGGCCGTCGCGGAGTCCACCAACCAGACCATCGCCACGCTCGGCGAGTCGTCCCGCCAGATCGGCGACGTGATCAAAGTGATCACCGCGATCGCGGAGCAGACCAACCTGCTCGCGCTGAACGCCACCATCGAGGCCGCCCGCGCCGGAGAGGCCGGCAAGGGCTTCGCGGTCGTCGCCACCGAGGTCAAGGACCTGGCCCAGGAGACCGCGCGGGCCACCGAGGACATCTCCCGCCGGGTCGAGGCGATCCAGGCCGACAGTAACCAGGCGGTCACCGCGATCCAGGAGATCGCCGAGGTGATCGGCCGGATCAACGACTACACCACCACGATCGCGTCCGCGGTCGAGGAGCAGTCCGCGACCACGGCCGAGATGAACCGCAACGTCGCCGAGGCGGCGAGCGCCACCGGCCAGATCAGCGCCAGCATCGACAACGTGGCCGAGAACGCCCGGATCACGGCCGAGTCCGTCGCCGACGCCCAGCGCTCCGCCGCCGAACTGTCCCGGATGTCCACCGAGCTACAGACCACGGTCTCCCGCTTCACGTACTGA
- the urtE gene encoding urea ABC transporter ATP-binding subunit UrtE, with amino-acid sequence MTLVVQGLDVAYGRAQVLFGVDLHAPAGELVCVMGRNGVGKSTLLKAIMGVLPARAGTITFEGEDLSRLKTHERVRRGLGYVPQGHETFPQLTVAENLQVTLEAARSADRAALDEALDLFPALRGLLKRRAGFLSGGQQQQLAMARALVTRPRMLLLDEPTEGIQPSIIVEIEEAIARLHTEAGLAILLIEQYLDTALRLADEFVILDAGEVVRSGNRSDLHDESLHQLLSV; translated from the coding sequence ATGACCCTGGTGGTGCAAGGACTCGATGTCGCGTACGGCCGGGCCCAGGTGCTCTTCGGGGTTGATCTGCACGCGCCGGCCGGTGAGCTGGTCTGCGTCATGGGCCGCAACGGCGTGGGGAAGTCCACGCTGCTCAAGGCCATCATGGGTGTGCTGCCCGCGCGCGCCGGCACGATCACGTTCGAGGGTGAGGACCTCTCGAGACTGAAGACCCACGAGCGGGTACGCCGTGGGCTCGGCTACGTCCCGCAGGGCCACGAGACGTTCCCGCAGCTGACCGTGGCCGAGAACCTCCAGGTCACGCTGGAGGCCGCGCGCTCGGCGGACCGGGCTGCGCTGGACGAGGCGCTCGACCTCTTCCCGGCGCTGCGCGGCCTGCTCAAGCGCCGCGCCGGCTTCCTCTCCGGCGGCCAGCAACAGCAGCTCGCGATGGCCCGCGCGCTGGTCACCCGCCCCCGCATGCTGCTGCTCGACGAGCCGACCGAGGGCATCCAGCCGTCGATCATCGTGGAGATCGAGGAGGCGATCGCGCGCCTGCACACCGAGGCCGGCCTCGCCATCCTGCTCATCGAGCAGTACCTGGACACCGCACTCCGCCTCGCCGACGAGTTCGTCATCCTGGACGCCGGCGAGGTGGTCCGCTCCGGCAACCGATCGGACCTGCACGACGAGTCCCTGCACCAGCTTCTCTCCGTGTGA
- a CDS encoding PaaI family thioesterase: protein MEETQRSRTYGWTDPAAVAAHLGRRDGLDLIRAMAAGELPAPPIMQTVGIAGMEAKEGWIGLELEPQEFHYNPLGSVHGGVISTLLDTAAACAVHTTLPAGVGYTSLDLNVKFVRPVTIATGRVRCEGTVLNRGRRTALAESRLTDAAGRLLAHATSSCLIFDLP, encoded by the coding sequence ATGGAAGAGACGCAGCGCAGCCGCACGTACGGCTGGACGGATCCCGCGGCGGTCGCCGCTCACCTCGGCCGCCGCGACGGTCTGGACCTGATCCGGGCGATGGCCGCGGGCGAGCTGCCGGCACCGCCGATCATGCAAACGGTCGGCATCGCGGGCATGGAGGCGAAGGAGGGCTGGATCGGCCTCGAGCTGGAGCCGCAGGAGTTCCACTACAACCCGCTCGGCTCGGTGCACGGCGGCGTCATCTCGACGCTGCTGGACACGGCCGCCGCGTGCGCGGTGCACACCACGCTGCCGGCCGGCGTCGGTTACACCTCGCTGGACCTGAACGTGAAGTTCGTCCGCCCGGTCACGATCGCGACCGGCCGGGTGCGCTGCGAGGGCACGGTGCTCAACCGCGGCCGCCGGACCGCGCTAGCCGAGTCCCGGCTCACCGACGCGGCCGGGCGGCTGCTCGCCCACGCCACGTCCAGCTGCCTGATCTTTGACCTGCCGTGA
- the urtC gene encoding urea ABC transporter permease subunit UrtC, with amino-acid sequence MRSARLGVFVIVGLLLLLAAPALLPAFRLELLAKWLCYAIVAVGIHLAWGRGGMLTLGQGVFFGLGGYAMGMHLKLADAGPGALPDFMVWSGVESLPALWAPFRNPVFALVMVVVLPAVTALLLGTLVFRQRVRGAYFAVLSQALAAAFVILLVGQQGLTGGTNGLTNVQFFFGLDLYDPAQKRIVYYLVVLALLAVFLAAWQLNRSRLGRLLIAIRDGEDRVRFLGYDPAVVKTLVYAVSAAMAGIAGALFVPVAGILGPADLGVVPSLEMLVAVAIGGRFSLGGAIGGAVLYNYASTGLSESFPSGWTYLQGALFIAVMLWAPRGLAGLLSDGVGLVRRRPFAPAPDPAPGSPPASPPPASPPPASPPPASAPAPAPASASGEVAV; translated from the coding sequence ATGAGATCGGCCCGGCTCGGTGTCTTCGTGATCGTCGGGCTGCTGCTGCTGCTCGCGGCACCGGCGCTGCTGCCCGCGTTCCGGCTGGAGCTGCTGGCCAAGTGGCTCTGCTACGCGATCGTGGCGGTCGGCATCCACCTGGCCTGGGGCCGCGGCGGCATGCTCACGCTCGGCCAGGGCGTTTTCTTCGGCCTCGGCGGCTACGCCATGGGCATGCACCTGAAGCTGGCCGACGCCGGCCCCGGGGCGCTGCCCGACTTCATGGTGTGGAGCGGCGTCGAATCGTTGCCCGCGCTCTGGGCACCGTTCCGCAACCCGGTCTTCGCGCTGGTCATGGTGGTCGTGCTGCCGGCCGTGACGGCGCTGCTGCTCGGCACGCTGGTGTTCCGGCAGCGGGTGCGCGGCGCGTACTTCGCGGTGCTCTCCCAGGCGCTCGCGGCCGCGTTCGTGATCCTGCTGGTCGGTCAGCAGGGCCTGACCGGCGGCACGAACGGGCTGACCAACGTGCAGTTCTTCTTCGGGCTCGACCTCTACGACCCGGCGCAGAAACGGATCGTCTACTACCTCGTGGTGCTCGCGCTGCTGGCGGTGTTCCTGGCCGCGTGGCAGCTGAACCGCAGCCGGCTCGGGCGGCTGCTGATCGCGATCCGGGACGGCGAGGACCGTGTGCGGTTCCTCGGCTACGACCCGGCCGTGGTGAAGACGCTGGTCTACGCGGTGTCCGCGGCGATGGCCGGGATCGCGGGCGCGCTGTTCGTGCCGGTGGCCGGCATCCTCGGCCCGGCCGACCTGGGCGTGGTGCCGTCGCTGGAGATGCTGGTGGCGGTCGCGATCGGCGGGCGGTTCTCGCTCGGCGGCGCGATCGGTGGCGCGGTGCTCTACAACTACGCCAGCACCGGGCTCAGCGAGTCGTTCCCGTCCGGGTGGACGTACCTGCAGGGCGCGCTGTTCATCGCGGTGATGCTGTGGGCGCCGCGCGGCCTGGCCGGGCTGCTGTCGGACGGGGTGGGGCTGGTCCGGCGCCGGCCGTTCGCGCCGGCTCCGGACCCGGCGCCGGGTTCGCCACCCGCGTCGCCGCCACCCGCGTCGCCGCCGCCCGCGTCGCCGCCGCCCGCTTCGGCTCCGGCTCCGGCTCCCGCTTCGGCTTCGGGGGAGGTGGCGGTGTGA